In Isoptericola variabilis 225, the genomic window GCGGGCGCTGACCTGGGCGGCGTGCTCGATCGCCGCGACGACCGAGCCGGTGTCGATCGTGGGCCTCCCGCCGGACAGGAACCACCGCCCGTGCTGCAGCGCGACCAGCTCGGCGCCGTCGAGCACGGGCCGGAACGCCGCGTCGAGCGACTCGTAGGTGAGGATGCCGCGCGTGTCGCCCACGACGACGTGCGTCGGGTCGTCGTCCGGCCCCACGACGTCGACGCTCGCGGCGAGCTGGTCGCGCACCGCGTCGACGGCCAGGACGTGGACGCGCGCGCCGGGGTGCTGCGCGAAGTAGGCGGCCGCGGCGTCGACGGGCGTGAAGAGCTCCGACGCGTCGAGCTCGAGGCCCATGCGCCGCAGCGTCGTGAGCAGCGACGCCGAGTCCTGCGAGTCCGTGTTGGTGACGAACCGGACCGCGCGGCCCAGGTCGCGCAGCGCGCGGACCGCCTCGTCCGCGCCCGGGATCAGCCCGTCGCCGGCGTAGACCGTGCCCTGGAGGTCGAGGAGGACGGTGCCCGTCGGGGGGCCTGCCGGCGTGCCTGCGGCGCTCATGCGCGCCGCCACCAGCGCCGGCGCCGGGTCTCGCGGCCGCGCTCGTCCGCGCGCTCGTCCGCGTTCTCGTCGTCGTTCCGCGCACGGTCGGCGGACGCCGGGGCGTCGCGGCGCACGCCGAGCGCCGCACGGCGCTCGCGCCACCGCGCGACCTCGCGCTCGACGTCGCGCGTGGGCGTGACGACGGGCGGACCGCCCATGAGCTGGCGCCGCGCGTCGATCACGCGTGCGTTGAAGTCCTCGACGAGCTTCCGCACGCGGTCCTCGGACGACTCGCGGTCGAGCACCTGGTCGAGCTCGGCGTCGTCCTTGCGGAGCTGCGCGGGCGGCAGGATCCCGGTGATCTGCTCGCGCTCGACGAGGTTCTTGAGCCACCAGTCCGGGTCGTAGGAGCCCTTGAGCCCGGGGATCGGCTTGCCCGCGAGCGGGAGGTCGTCGAACTCGCCGCGCCGGATCGCCTGGTCCACGACGGTGTCGACCCAGCGCGCCCGGTCGTCCATGCGCAGGCGCGGGCCGGCGTCCTGCTCGGCCGGGCCGTCCGACCCGTCGTCGTGCCCGTCGTCGGAGCGCGTCTCGGCGCGCTCCCGGGCGGTCTCGCGGTCCACGCGGTACTGCGTCGCGCGCCGGACCGGGTCGTCGCCGAGGTCCTTGCGTGCCATGACCCCACGCTAGCGCCGGGGGTCGCGGACCGCGGCGAGGAACAGCGGCCACGACGTCTCGGTGTGGTCGACCGTGAGGAGGAACGGGCGGTCGAGGTGCAGCTCGACCTCCTGCACGGCCACCAGGCCGGACACCGCCTCGGCGCCGATCTCCGTGACGGCGGCGGCACGGGTGCCGCCCTGGTCGACGAGCAGGACGGCCTGCTGGAACGCCTGGCCCACGACCAGGTCCTCGGGGCCGATGCCCGAGAGGTCGGCGGTGGCGGCGTCGAGGGCCGCGTCGACGGCGGCGAGCAGGTCCGGCGTGGCGCTCGCGGGATCGGTGCCCTCGGGCGGGAGCAGCACGTCGGTGTGGAAGGCCTCGACGTACGGCAGGCGGGCGGCGCGCCAGCCGTCGACCTCGGCGTACGGCACGTCGACGAGGGCCGACATGGTCTCGACGTCGACGACGCGCGTGGCGCCCGGCGACGTGAGGTCGGTGCGCTGGATCCCGGCGTCGAACTGTTCCGCGAGCGCGGCGAGGTACTCCTCGGAGACCGGGTAGTCCTCGTGGACCACGACCTGGTCGGCGAGGTGGAGCACGGGCCGCTCGGGCAGCTCGTCGTCCTGCACGACGGCGGGATCGCCGTCGTAGGCGGCGAGCGCCGTGCGCAGGGCGGCGAACGCGTCGCGGCGGGCGTCGCCCTCGGCGCCGAGCACCGACTCGAGCTCGGTCAGCGTCCGTCCGCGCGCACCCTCGGTGAGCATCGCGAGCGCGACGGCGACGCTCGCGGGCGAGACGACGGCGTCGCCGTCCTGCGGGGCGTGGCCGAGCGTGACGGTACCGATGCGCCGGGTCGCGGCGACGACGTCGGGCATCGCGCCCGCGTCGTCGAGCGCGACGGTCCGGGCCGTGACGCCGGGCGCGCGCTCGACGCCCTCGTCGAGGGGCGGTGCACCCGCGCACGCCCCGAGCAGCGTGGCACCCAGGACGGCGACGGCGAGGGCGGAGACGGTGCGGCGCGTCATGCCCTGTCTGTGTCCCGGCAGCGCGGGGCCTTGCGGGCATGATGGGCGCATGAAGGTGTCGCGCCGCAGCCACGTGCCCCCGTTCGCCGTCATGGAGATCCTCGCGGCGGCCAACGCGCGCCGCGAGGCGGGCTTCGACGTGCTGAGCCTGTGCGCGGGCGAGCCGTCGACCGGGGCGTCCGACGTCGTGCGGTCGCGTGCCGCGGAGCTGCTGCGCACGGCGGACCTCGGCTACACCGAGGCGATGGGCGTGCCGGCGCTGCGGGCCGAGATCGCCGCGCACTACGACCGCTGGTACGGCGCGCGCGTCGACCCCGACCGCATCGCCGTCACGACCGGCTCGAGCGGCGGGTTCGTGCTCGCGTTCCTCGCCGCGTTCGACGTCGGCGACCGCGTCGCGCTCGCGCGGCCCGGCTACCCGGCCTACAAGAACATCCTCGCGGCGCTCGGGTGCGAGGTCGTCGAGCTCGACTGCGGGCCGGAGACCCGCTACCAGCCGACGGTCCCCCAGCTCACGGAGGCGTACTACGAGGGCGGGCTCGACGGGCTCATCGTGGCCTCGCCCGCGAACCCGACCGGCACGATGATCGCGCCCGCCGAGCTCGAGGCGGTCGCCACCTGGTGCGGCGAGCACGACGTGCGCCTGATCAGCGACGAGATCTACCACGGCATCGCCTACGGCGAGGATGTACAACAGGCCACCGCCGCGATGTACACGGAGGCGGGTGCCGTCGTCGTGAACTCGTTCTCCAAGTACTGGGCCATGACCGGCTGGCGGCTCGGCTGGCTCGTGCTGCCCGAGGAGCTCGTCGCGCCGGTCGGCGCGCTCGCGGGCAACGTCGCGCTGTCCCCGCCCGCGCTCGCGCAGCACGCGGGCATCGCGGCGTTCAGCCCCGAGGGGTACGCGGCCGCGGCCGACAACGTGGCGCGGTACGCGACGTCGCGCGCGGCGCTCCTCGACCGCGTGCCCGAGCTCGGGTGGCGGCCCGTCGCCCCCGCCGACGGCGCGTTCTACCTGTACGGGAACGTGTCCGAGTACTGCGCGCGCATCGGCGGCGACTCGGTCGAGTACTGCGCGCGCCTCCTCGCCGAGGCCGACGTCGCCATCACACCCGGCACCGACTTCGACGGCGTCCGCGGGCGCGACTGGGTGCGGCTGTCGTTCGCCGCCGCGCCCGACGTCGTCGCGCGCGCCGTCGACCGCATCGTCGCCTGGCAGCAGACCCTCTGACCCCGCCGAGGTAGCGCTGCACGGCGCGAAGTAGCGCTGGATCTCGCGAAGTAGCGCTGCACGGCGCGAAGTAGCGCTGGACCTCGCGAGGTAGCGCTGCGTTCGCGCTACCTCGGCGAAAAACGCGCTACCTCGGCGAGAGACGCGCTACCTCGGCGAGAGACGCGCTACCTCGGCGAA contains:
- a CDS encoding aminotransferase class I/II-fold pyridoxal phosphate-dependent enzyme, whose product is MKVSRRSHVPPFAVMEILAAANARREAGFDVLSLCAGEPSTGASDVVRSRAAELLRTADLGYTEAMGVPALRAEIAAHYDRWYGARVDPDRIAVTTGSSGGFVLAFLAAFDVGDRVALARPGYPAYKNILAALGCEVVELDCGPETRYQPTVPQLTEAYYEGGLDGLIVASPANPTGTMIAPAELEAVATWCGEHDVRLISDEIYHGIAYGEDVQQATAAMYTEAGAVVVNSFSKYWAMTGWRLGWLVLPEELVAPVGALAGNVALSPPALAQHAGIAAFSPEGYAAAADNVARYATSRAALLDRVPELGWRPVAPADGAFYLYGNVSEYCARIGGDSVEYCARLLAEADVAITPGTDFDGVRGRDWVRLSFAAAPDVVARAVDRIVAWQQTL
- a CDS encoding serpin family protein; the encoded protein is MTRRTVSALAVAVLGATLLGACAGAPPLDEGVERAPGVTARTVALDDAGAMPDVVAATRRIGTVTLGHAPQDGDAVVSPASVAVALAMLTEGARGRTLTELESVLGAEGDARRDAFAALRTALAAYDGDPAVVQDDELPERPVLHLADQVVVHEDYPVSEEYLAALAEQFDAGIQRTDLTSPGATRVVDVETMSALVDVPYAEVDGWRAARLPYVEAFHTDVLLPPEGTDPASATPDLLAAVDAALDAATADLSGIGPEDLVVGQAFQQAVLLVDQGGTRAAAVTEIGAEAVSGLVAVQEVELHLDRPFLLTVDHTETSWPLFLAAVRDPRR
- a CDS encoding HAD-IIA family hydrolase yields the protein MSAAGTPAGPPTGTVLLDLQGTVYAGDGLIPGADEAVRALRDLGRAVRFVTNTDSQDSASLLTTLRRMGLELDASELFTPVDAAAAYFAQHPGARVHVLAVDAVRDQLAASVDVVGPDDDPTHVVVGDTRGILTYESLDAAFRPVLDGAELVALQHGRWFLSGGRPTIDTGSVVAAIEHAAQVSARTLGKPSVDFLRLAVGTVSPEPPPERTWVVGDDRSSDVAMGRAAGVRTVLVRTGKFARQQGDRDLPDADHVVDDVTALPALLEREGGG
- a CDS encoding DUF1992 domain-containing protein codes for the protein MARKDLGDDPVRRATQYRVDRETARERAETRSDDGHDDGSDGPAEQDAGPRLRMDDRARWVDTVVDQAIRRGEFDDLPLAGKPIPGLKGSYDPDWWLKNLVEREQITGILPPAQLRKDDAELDQVLDRESSEDRVRKLVEDFNARVIDARRQLMGGPPVVTPTRDVEREVARWRERRAALGVRRDAPASADRARNDDENADERADERGRETRRRRWWRRA